The following coding sequences are from one Nicotiana tabacum cultivar K326 chromosome 1, ASM71507v2, whole genome shotgun sequence window:
- the LOC107829930 gene encoding profilin-2: MSWQTYVDDHLLCEIEGNHLTSAAIIGQDGTVWAQSANFPQFKPEEITGIMKDFVEPGTLAPTGLYLGGTKYMVIQGEPGAVIRGKKGPGGITIKKTNQALIIGIYDEPMTPGQCNMIVERLGDYLVEQGL, translated from the exons ATGTCGTGGCAAACATATGTAGATGATCACTTGCTGTGTGAGATTGAAGGTAACCATCTCACATCTGCTGCTATTATTGGTCAAGACGGCACCGTTTGGGCTCAATCCGCCAATTTTCCTCAG TTCAAGCCAGAAGAAATAACAGGCATAATGAAAGACTTTGTTGAACCTGGAACACTTGCTCCAACTGGTTTATATCTCGGGGGAACAAAATACATGGTGATTCAGGGAGAGCCAGGAGCGGTGATCCGAGGGAAGAAG GGTCCAGGTGGTATCACTATTAAGAAGACCAACCAGGCTTTGATCATTGGAATATATGATGAGCCAATGACTCCTGGCCAGTGCAATATGATTGTTGAAAGGCTTGGTGACTATCTTGTTGAGCAAGGCCTCTAG
- the LOC107829929 gene encoding early nodulin-93: protein MGISSEMRDSWAKRRESLLIASAFEEDRIRKSRECTQEGVRAGSKAAAIACVASAIPTLVAVRTIPWAKANLNYTAQALIISAASIAAYFITADKTILECARRNTHYDKSA from the exons atgGGAATTTCATCAGAGATGAGGGACTCGTGGGCAAAGCGAAGGGAATCTTTGTTGATTGCTTCTGCATTTGAGGAGGACAGAATTCGCAAGTCTAGGGAATGTACTCAAG AGGGTGTCCGTGCGGGAAGTAAAGCAGCTGCAATTGCATGTGTTGCTAGTGCAATTCCTACG TTGGTTGCTGTGCGGACAATTCCTTGGGCAAAGGCAAATCTCAATTATACTGCTCAAGCACTCATCATATCTGCTG CTTCCATTGCTGCATACTTCATTACTGCTGACAAGACAATCTTGGAATGCGCAAGGAGAAACACTCACTACGATAAATCTGCTTAA
- the LOC142162768 gene encoding putative mitochondrial protein AtMg00860 — MNPDHLQLVKKECEELLEFDLIEPSDSQWACGAFYVNKRAKQTRGKLSDTLEEHGNLLRQFEALVTQYGIMLSAKKMVLAQKEIDFLGMHFVQGEYSPGSHICQELLKFLDTNFTTKQIQQFLGVINYVRDFIPNISTYISPLTEMLKKNAPSWGEKQDEAVKKIKEISKNVKSLYIPSDGKKILQTDASHEYWSVVLFEEKMARGKYADTLVESSKMPSNIITPLLRKFLQ; from the exons ATGAATCCAGATCATCTTCAGCTTGTAAAGAAAGAATGTGAAgaacttttggaatttgatctgATAGAGCCATCAGATTCACAATGGGCATGCGGAGcattttatgtcaacaaaagaGCTAAACAGACAAGAGGAAAACTCAG TGATACATTGGAGGAACATGGTAACTTGCTTCGTCAATTTGAGGCATTGGTAACACAGTATGGGATCATGCTTTCTGCAAaaaagatggttcttgctcaaaaGGAGATCgattttctcggaatgcattTTGTCCAAGGTGAATACAGTCCAGGATCGCATATATGTCAGGAATTACTCAAATTTCTGGATACCAACTTCACAACAAAGCAGATCCAACAGTTCTTGGGGGTAATAAATTATGTAagagatttcatcccaaatatctcTACATACATTTCACCGCTCACAGAAATGCTCAAGAAAAATGCTCCATCATGGGGAGAGAAACAGGATGAAGCtgtcaaaaaaataaaagagatatCTAAAAATGTCAAGTCTCTCTACATCCCTTCAGATGGAAAGAAGATACTGCAAACTGATGCCAGCCATGAATATTGGAGTGTTGTTCTATTTGAAGAAAAGATGGCCAGAGGAAAATATGCGGATACGCTAGTGGAAAGTTCAAAGATGCCGAGCAACATTATCACTCCACTTTTAAGGAAATTCTTGCAGTAA